A single Campylobacter hyointestinalis subsp. hyointestinalis DNA region contains:
- a CDS encoding RNA polymerase sigma factor FliA, translating into MNELKQKQLDAYKNAIKKEQDDLVVAYMPALKAMAFKLKARLPSSIDVSDLISVGAAAMVKLSRTYDKEQNDNFWGYVKQRVYGSMLDYLRSLDFISRGNRKLIKEIDNAIDEYFNKFECEPGDDYLANLLGIEESKIREARNLSDVSAVLPIDEQFELLSDTNVESKIEKDELIEKITEVLEDFDEREQTIIQLYYYEELNLKEMSEILGITESRISQIHKRLITKIRERLGF; encoded by the coding sequence ATGAACGAGTTAAAGCAAAAGCAGCTTGACGCATACAAAAATGCTATAAAAAAAGAGCAAGATGATCTTGTAGTAGCATATATGCCAGCACTCAAAGCTATGGCATTTAAACTAAAAGCTAGACTTCCTAGTTCTATAGACGTGAGTGATTTGATCAGCGTAGGAGCTGCTGCTATGGTAAAACTTTCTCGCACTTATGATAAAGAGCAAAATGACAATTTTTGGGGATACGTAAAACAAAGAGTTTATGGCTCTATGCTTGATTATCTAAGAAGTTTGGATTTTATAAGCAGAGGCAATAGAAAACTCATAAAAGAGATAGATAACGCAATTGATGAATATTTTAATAAATTCGAATGCGAACCAGGCGATGATTATTTAGCAAATTTACTAGGTATCGAAGAGAGCAAAATCAGGGAAGCTAGAAATTTAAGTGACGTATCCGCAGTACTTCCTATAGACGAACAATTTGAGCTCCTTAGTGATACAAATGTAGAATCAAAGATAGAAAAAGACGAACTCATAGAAAAAATAACAGAAGTTTTAGAAGATTTTGATGAGCGTGAGCAGACGATTATCCAACTTTATTATTATGAAGAGTTAAATTTAAAAGAGATGAGTGAAATTTTAGGTATAACAGAGTCGAGAATTAGTCAAATTCATAAAAGACTTATAACAAAAATTAGAGAAAGGCTAGGATTTTAA
- the fliM gene encoding flagellar motor switch protein FliM — MADILSQEEIDALLQVVDEDGDTAAATEVNLHPEEPKQVIIYDFKRPNRVSKEQLRAVKGIHDKLARNLASQISSIMRSIVEIRLHSVDQMTYGEFLMSLPSPTSFNVFSIKPLDGNCVLEINPSIAFPMIDRLLGGNGDGFESNRELTDIEINLLDAILRIMMQRLKESWSMITDMYPNVEAKESSPNVVQIVSQNEIVIMVVMEIIIGNSSGMINLCYPVIYLEPILSRLANRDIMLGETSAKKSRNKELKTLIGRAEVLYEAILGKTVISVNEFLNLKEGDILRLDRSADDKAIVCIDKKDVFLAQIGLHRFRKSIKIEELIKTDKDEIKSILEQYEEERKAKIMAYQEQTEEEPEEEEYDE; from the coding sequence ATGGCTGATATTTTAAGTCAAGAAGAGATCGATGCCCTGCTGCAAGTAGTCGATGAAGACGGAGATACTGCTGCTGCCACTGAAGTAAATTTACATCCAGAAGAGCCAAAGCAAGTAATAATCTATGATTTCAAAAGACCAAACCGTGTTAGTAAAGAGCAGCTACGAGCAGTAAAAGGCATACACGATAAGCTCGCGCGAAATCTTGCCAGTCAAATTTCAAGCATTATGAGAAGTATAGTCGAAATAAGACTTCACAGCGTAGATCAAATGACTTATGGCGAGTTTTTGATGAGTTTGCCAAGTCCGACTAGCTTTAATGTATTTTCTATAAAACCGCTTGATGGAAACTGCGTTTTAGAGATAAATCCAAGTATTGCTTTTCCTATGATAGATCGTCTTCTAGGCGGAAATGGCGATGGTTTTGAAAGTAACAGAGAGCTTACTGATATCGAGATAAACCTGCTTGATGCGATACTTCGCATAATGATGCAACGCTTAAAAGAGAGCTGGTCAATGATAACTGATATGTATCCAAACGTCGAAGCCAAAGAAAGCTCACCAAATGTCGTTCAGATCGTCAGTCAAAATGAAATAGTCATAATGGTAGTTATGGAGATCATCATCGGAAACTCAAGCGGAATGATAAATTTATGTTATCCCGTGATCTATTTAGAGCCGATTTTAAGTCGCCTAGCAAATCGTGATATAATGCTCGGAGAAACAAGCGCTAAAAAAAGTCGCAACAAAGAGCTAAAAACACTCATCGGTCGTGCAGAAGTCCTATATGAAGCGATTTTAGGAAAAACAGTTATCAGCGTAAATGAGTTTTTAAATTTAAAAGAAGGCGATATCTTAAGACTCGATAGAAGCGCCGATGATAAAGCAATAGTTTGCATAGATAAAAAAGATGTATTTTTAGCACAAATCGGACTTCATAGATTTAGAAAATCCATAAAGATAGAAGAACTTATCAAAACCGATAAAGACGAGATAAAGTCGATATTAGAACAATATGAAGAAGAGAGAAAAGCCAAAATAATGGCATATCAAGAGCAAACCGAAGAAGAACCGGAGGAAGAAGAATATGATGAATAA
- the fliY gene encoding flagellar motor switch protein FliY → MMNKFLEVFTSEAGATVEGLTGHTLNLTDIGEFDADKQNGIKPPVVMANVSVSGDIDAKIVLLASPLLISAINDYMLGEEELSGNENIGDDELDASKEIFSNIMSAVSTNLNAQKELPKLNFEVTKVVFLDESGVLELSSYQKLFLYTANIESLNEQLGIVVDLAFDKYFNKPAHSENKESGTHKVEIADEIKNIGLIMDVRLPIRVRIGSKKMLLKDVLSMDIGSVIELNQLANDPLEVLIGDKPVALGEVVIIDGNFGVQITEIGSKKERLEQLK, encoded by the coding sequence ATGATGAATAAATTTTTAGAAGTATTTACAAGTGAGGCAGGAGCCACTGTAGAGGGGCTAACTGGTCATACTTTAAACCTCACTGATATCGGCGAATTCGATGCAGATAAACAAAACGGGATAAAACCTCCAGTAGTCATGGCAAATGTAAGCGTAAGCGGAGATATAGATGCGAAAATAGTTCTACTAGCTTCCCCACTACTCATCAGCGCTATAAATGATTATATGTTAGGAGAAGAAGAGCTTAGCGGAAATGAAAATATAGGAGACGACGAGCTAGACGCTAGCAAAGAGATCTTTTCAAATATAATGAGCGCCGTATCTACAAATTTAAATGCACAAAAAGAACTACCAAAGCTAAATTTCGAAGTTACTAAAGTAGTATTTTTAGACGAATCAGGAGTTTTAGAGCTAAGCTCATATCAAAAACTATTTTTATATACGGCAAATATAGAATCACTAAATGAGCAACTAGGTATAGTTGTGGATTTGGCTTTTGATAAGTATTTTAATAAACCAGCTCACAGCGAAAATAAAGAATCAGGAACTCATAAAGTTGAAATAGCAGATGAAATAAAAAATATAGGTCTTATCATGGATGTAAGACTACCTATAAGAGTTAGGATAGGATCTAAAAAAATGTTACTAAAAGACGTATTATCCATGGATATAGGATCTGTTATAGAACTAAATCAACTAGCAAATGATCCTTTAGAAGTTCTTATAGGCGATAAACCAGTTGCTCTTGGCGAAGTCGTTATCATAGATGGAAACTTTGGAGTTCAGATCACTGAAATAGGTAGTAAAAAAGAGAGACTTGAACAATTAAAATAA
- a CDS encoding tRNA lysidine(34) synthetase, with translation MIDLSKKLIRQVGQTNAKYKMFEKDDKILLGLSGGKDSLALAHILKHFQNVTPDKFEFEAVTLSYGMGEDYAYLTKHCNAHGIKHSVIDSSIFEISKDKIRKNSSFCSFFSRMRRGYLYTYALEHGFNKLAIAHHLDDAAESFFMNFTYNGALRTLAPKYRAKNGLVLIRPLINVRERQLRDNATRNNLFVIGDEACPAMRFDVKMPHARYETKQLLAQLEKENPKLFTSLQAAFENIHTDTFFAQKDQEI, from the coding sequence ATGATAGATCTAAGTAAAAAGCTCATTCGTCAAGTTGGTCAAACAAATGCTAAATATAAGATGTTTGAGAAAGACGATAAAATACTTCTTGGGCTAAGTGGCGGTAAAGATAGCTTAGCTTTGGCTCATATACTAAAGCATTTTCAAAACGTTACTCCAGATAAATTTGAGTTTGAAGCCGTAACGCTTAGCTATGGTATGGGCGAGGACTATGCGTACTTGACTAAACATTGCAATGCACATGGTATAAAGCATAGTGTTATCGATAGCTCTATATTTGAAATAAGCAAAGATAAAATCAGAAAAAATTCGAGTTTTTGTAGCTTTTTTAGCCGTATGAGACGTGGATATCTTTATACTTATGCGCTTGAGCACGGTTTCAATAAACTAGCGATCGCTCATCATCTTGATGACGCGGCTGAGAGTTTTTTTATGAATTTTACTTACAACGGTGCTTTAAGAACACTTGCTCCAAAATACAGAGCGAAAAATGGACTAGTGTTGATACGACCTCTCATAAATGTCAGAGAGCGTCAGCTTAGAGATAATGCTACTAGAAATAATCTCTTTGTCATAGGCGATGAAGCGTGTCCTGCGATGAGATTTGACGTGAAAATGCCCCACGCTAGATATGAAACAAAACAGCTTTTAGCACAGCTTGAAAAAGAAAATCCAAAGCTATTTACTAGCTTACAAGCTGCGTTTGAAAATATACATACAGATACTTTTTTTGCGCAAAAAGATCAAGAGATATAG
- a CDS encoding 5'-methylthioadenosine/adenosylhomocysteine nucleosidase, which produces MKIAILGAMSDEIAPLLDKLQNYETIKYAKNEFYLAKYKNHDLVIAYSKIGKVNSTLTATLLIEKFGCEILLFTGVAGALNEKLKIGDILYTTSTVQHDLDISAFGHPYGYVPGINVYEKTDEKLNNIAKKVAAKNGVNLVSGVIASGDQFICDPVKKEWIKSTFDADAVEMEGASVGQVCATLDIPYFLMRAISDEAGGGAEIDFDKFVVEVANTSAKFVLDMVEYL; this is translated from the coding sequence ATGAAAATAGCAATTCTTGGTGCTATGTCAGATGAGATAGCACCGCTTTTAGATAAACTGCAAAATTACGAAACTATAAAATATGCTAAAAATGAGTTTTATTTAGCTAAATATAAAAATCATGACCTTGTTATAGCTTATTCAAAGATAGGCAAGGTAAACTCTACCTTAACTGCTACGCTACTTATAGAAAAATTCGGTTGTGAGATATTGCTATTTACTGGAGTTGCTGGAGCATTAAATGAAAAATTAAAAATAGGCGATATCCTTTATACTACAAGTACGGTTCAGCACGATCTCGATATAAGTGCATTCGGACATCCTTATGGCTATGTGCCTGGTATAAATGTGTATGAAAAAACAGATGAAAAACTGAATAATATAGCAAAAAAAGTTGCTGCTAAAAATGGTGTAAATCTTGTTAGTGGAGTTATAGCTAGTGGAGATCAGTTTATATGTGATCCTGTGAAAAAAGAGTGGATCAAATCTACTTTTGATGCGGATGCCGTGGAGATGGAAGGTGCTAGCGTTGGACAAGTATGTGCTACTCTTGATATTCCATACTTTTTGATGAGGGCTATAAGTGATGAAGCAGGCGGCGGTGCCGAGATCGACTTTGATAAGTTTGTGGTAGAAGTTGCAAATACATCTGCTAAATTTGTACTTGATATGGTAGAGTATTTATGA
- the fabD gene encoding ACP S-malonyltransferase — MMGDVAFLFPGQGSQSFGMGFEIYENFKTAEDLLDSASDFCKIDFKELMFKENDRLSISEFTQPAIVLNSFMCFLAFKENIDSNAKFALGHSLGEFSALSVSGGFDMLNAIKLVHLRGKFMSEACQGKNAGMMVILGLNDDIVKDICEKSSKSVWAANYNCDGQIVVAGVKSDLVELEPVFKEAGAKRAMLLDMSVASHCPLLDSASIKLYDELKCLIKDEFSPVISNVTAKSYTSKADALELLKLQLVKPVLYKQSIKNYENDIDCFIEFGSSVLKGLNKKITSKPTYSISNLSSLEDSLKALA, encoded by the coding sequence ATGATGGGTGATGTTGCCTTTTTATTTCCTGGCCAAGGCTCTCAAAGCTTTGGTATGGGGTTTGAAATTTATGAAAATTTCAAAACTGCAGAAGACCTTTTAGATAGTGCTAGCGATTTTTGTAAGATCGATTTTAAAGAGCTTATGTTTAAAGAAAACGATCGCTTAAGTATATCTGAATTTACTCAACCTGCTATTGTTTTGAATTCTTTTATGTGTTTTCTTGCTTTCAAAGAAAATATCGATAGCAATGCTAAATTTGCACTCGGCCATTCGCTCGGTGAGTTTTCTGCTCTTAGTGTTAGCGGTGGTTTTGATATGCTAAATGCTATAAAGCTTGTTCATTTAAGAGGTAAATTTATGAGCGAAGCTTGTCAAGGTAAAAATGCTGGAATGATGGTTATCCTTGGTTTAAATGATGATATTGTAAAAGATATTTGCGAGAAATCATCAAAAAGTGTTTGGGCTGCAAACTATAACTGTGATGGACAAATAGTGGTAGCCGGAGTAAAAAGTGATCTTGTGGAACTTGAGCCTGTATTTAAAGAAGCCGGTGCTAAAAGAGCTATGCTTCTAGATATGAGCGTAGCTAGTCACTGTCCGCTTCTTGATAGTGCTAGCATTAAGCTCTATGATGAGCTTAAATGTCTTATAAAAGATGAGTTTTCTCCTGTCATATCAAATGTCACGGCTAAGTCTTATACTAGTAAAGCAGATGCTTTGGAGCTTTTAAAGCTTCAGTTGGTAAAACCTGTTTTGTATAAACAAAGTATTAAAAATTATGAAAACGATATCGATTGTTTTATAGAGTTTGGCTCTAGCGTATTAAAAGGACTAAACAAAAAGATAACATCAAAACCTACTTATAGCATTTCAAATTTAAGCTCTTTAGAAGATAGTTTAAAGGCGTTAGCATGA
- a CDS encoding FKBP-type peptidyl-prolyl cis-trans isomerase translates to MSKVIKMFYELKDAKTGELLESNIDGQEIAFVSGKNQVLESLEAGVINLKSGESTIISIPAAQGVGEYDEAALQVLPKEQFAGIELNEGMELFGEGEDGSSVRVIVKAIGENEVTVDFNHPYAGRDLEFNVKITENRDADADEELTGVVAMPHVCGCGGHGHHHEHGGGGCCGGHGHNEDHEDGECCGGHGHGKDGGGCCGKHNH, encoded by the coding sequence ATGTCAAAAGTAATAAAAATGTTCTATGAATTAAAAGATGCCAAAACAGGTGAGCTTTTAGAATCAAATATAGATGGGCAAGAAATAGCATTTGTATCTGGAAAAAATCAAGTTTTAGAATCTCTCGAAGCAGGAGTCATAAATCTTAAATCAGGTGAAAGTACTATTATATCTATTCCTGCTGCGCAAGGTGTCGGCGAGTATGATGAAGCAGCACTTCAAGTATTGCCAAAAGAGCAATTTGCCGGTATAGAATTAAATGAAGGTATGGAGCTTTTTGGCGAGGGTGAAGACGGAAGTAGCGTTAGAGTGATCGTAAAAGCAATCGGAGAAAATGAAGTTACCGTGGATTTTAATCATCCTTACGCGGGTAGAGATCTTGAGTTTAACGTTAAAATTACAGAAAATAGAGACGCAGATGCAGATGAGGAGCTAACTGGCGTTGTTGCTATGCCTCATGTTTGCGGATGTGGCGGACATGGGCATCATCATGAGCATGGTGGCGGTGGATGTTGTGGTGGACATGGTCATAATGAAGATCATGAAGATGGTGAGTGCTGCGGCGGTCACGGTCATGGTAAAGACGGCGGCGGATGCTGCGGAAAACATAATCACTAA
- a CDS encoding OmpA family protein, with product MKNLVLVSAVAAALFVAGCSSKAPEVDMNADANKMSNDSMSNTDMMSDAERLAALANQIQSQVKNVYFDFDKFAIRSDMQEVVNTNASLFNQSGAESLKIMIEGNCDEWGSDEYNYALGVKRAKAAKDSLVNQGVSEDRIEITSNGESKPVCTEKTKACDAQNRRDEFKVLP from the coding sequence ATGAAAAATTTAGTTTTAGTTTCAGCTGTTGCTGCCGCTTTATTTGTGGCTGGTTGTAGTTCAAAAGCTCCTGAGGTTGACATGAATGCAGATGCAAATAAAATGTCAAATGACTCTATGTCAAATACTGATATGATGAGTGATGCAGAAAGACTAGCTGCTTTAGCAAATCAAATTCAAAGTCAAGTTAAAAATGTTTATTTCGACTTTGACAAATTCGCTATCCGTTCTGATATGCAAGAAGTTGTAAATACAAATGCTTCTTTATTTAATCAATCAGGTGCAGAAAGCCTAAAAATCATGATCGAAGGTAACTGCGACGAGTGGGGTAGTGATGAATATAACTATGCTCTAGGTGTAAAAAGAGCAAAAGCTGCTAAAGATTCTCTTGTAAATCAAGGCGTAAGCGAAGATAGAATTGAAATCACAAGTAACGGTGAGAGTAAACCTGTATGTACTGAAAAAACAAAAGCTTGCGACGCTCAAAATCGTCGTGATGAATTTAAAGTTCTTCCATAA
- the tolB gene encoding Tol-Pal system protein TolB, protein MRKIFLLVALCMGLIAADATMEVVNKGLVLPRILVQDATTNFSNSGLKNKFFKIMIGDLKVGSSFEVIEDYYTSSYDGDFRTNLANSKNPEFILRYALSNAGSGLELKVKLLNAKDGSIRYESVFSQGELAKFPFLAHKSVAEIARNLNLSPIDWMDKSIIISQYTSPGKSNIIVADYTLTYQKVILTGGLNIFPKWANKEQSAFYYTSYIKMVPTLFRYDLATGRKTKITTSAGMIVASDVSQDGSKLLLTMAPDDQSDIFVYDINTKRKTRITDFRGIDVNGNFVDNDTKIVFVSDRLGYPNVFSTSVNGGAVEQMVFHGKNNNSVTTYQNYVVYSSRESSGYNTKTFNLYLISTKSDYIRQLTAGGVNTYPRFSADGGSVVFIKNSGGESAVGIIRINENKSFQFPLRIGKLQSIDW, encoded by the coding sequence ATGAGAAAAATATTTTTATTAGTTGCCTTATGTATGGGGCTTATCGCGGCTGACGCTACAATGGAAGTCGTAAATAAAGGGCTTGTTTTACCAAGAATTTTAGTTCAAGATGCGACTACAAATTTTTCAAATTCAGGACTTAAAAATAAATTTTTTAAGATCATGATAGGGGATTTGAAAGTTGGTTCATCATTTGAGGTTATAGAGGATTACTATACTAGCTCGTATGATGGTGATTTTAGAACAAATTTAGCAAATAGCAAAAATCCAGAGTTTATATTAAGATATGCTTTGAGTAATGCAGGATCTGGACTTGAGTTAAAAGTCAAGCTTTTAAATGCAAAAGATGGCTCTATAAGATATGAGAGTGTTTTTTCTCAAGGCGAGCTTGCTAAATTTCCATTTTTAGCACATAAAAGTGTAGCTGAGATAGCTAGGAATTTAAATTTATCCCCTATTGATTGGATGGATAAATCAATTATCATATCTCAATATACGTCTCCTGGAAAGAGTAATATAATAGTAGCAGACTATACGCTAACTTATCAAAAAGTTATACTAACAGGGGGATTAAATATTTTTCCAAAATGGGCAAATAAAGAGCAAAGTGCGTTTTATTATACATCATATATAAAGATGGTTCCGACATTATTTAGATATGATCTTGCTACTGGAAGAAAAACAAAGATAACGACGAGTGCTGGTATGATAGTCGCTTCAGACGTCAGTCAAGACGGTAGCAAACTTCTTTTAACAATGGCACCAGATGACCAAAGCGATATATTTGTTTATGATATAAACACAAAAAGAAAAACTAGAATCACTGATTTTAGAGGTATAGACGTAAATGGAAATTTTGTAGATAATGATACTAAAATAGTTTTTGTCAGCGATAGGCTAGGCTATCCTAATGTTTTTAGCACTAGCGTAAATGGTGGAGCCGTAGAGCAAATGGTATTTCACGGTAAAAACAATAACTCTGTGACTACATACCAAAATTATGTTGTTTATTCTAGTCGTGAAAGCTCTGGTTATAATACAAAAACATTTAATTTATATCTTATTTCTACAAAGAGCGATTATATAAGGCAGCTTACAGCTGGTGGAGTAAATACTTATCCTCGTTTTTCCGCAGATGGCGGTAGCGTGGTCTTTATAAAAAATTCCGGTGGAGAAAGCGCTGTTGGTATTATACGTATAAATGAGAATAAAAGTTTCCAATTTCCGCTTAGGATTGGTAAGCTACAATCAATTGATTGGTAA
- a CDS encoding TonB C-terminal domain-containing protein: MDVYVVQTEVADTLIAPKQAEKKVEAKITKEQEEPKEEQIKTTNKQTPEPQKEEPKKEVAPQKETPNVNLSELFSNTKLPETKSSTKPEAVQSNKQSAKKTESSSKSASDIFKSLQKDITSKAPKAGMTGEYNKFFGDISEIIQRKWVVYKADTNNNAKVQVFIDKFGKLSYNIISLSYDKEFNNKVRDFLERLKEVEFPVPPNGQTASISLTLIDQIDTE, translated from the coding sequence ATGGACGTTTATGTTGTTCAAACTGAAGTCGCAGATACTCTTATTGCTCCAAAACAAGCTGAAAAAAAAGTGGAAGCTAAGATAACAAAAGAACAAGAAGAACCCAAAGAAGAGCAGATAAAAACTACAAATAAACAGACTCCAGAGCCTCAAAAAGAAGAGCCGAAAAAAGAAGTTGCTCCACAAAAAGAGACTCCGAATGTAAATTTAAGTGAGCTTTTTAGTAATACTAAATTACCAGAAACAAAAAGTAGCACAAAACCTGAAGCCGTCCAAAGTAATAAGCAAAGTGCTAAAAAAACTGAATCTAGCTCAAAAAGTGCAAGCGACATATTTAAATCACTTCAAAAAGATATAACTTCTAAAGCTCCAAAAGCTGGAATGACCGGCGAATATAATAAATTTTTTGGAGATATAAGCGAAATAATCCAAAGAAAATGGGTTGTTTATAAAGCCGATACAAATAATAATGCAAAAGTTCAAGTTTTTATAGATAAATTTGGAAAACTGAGTTACAATATCATCTCTTTATCTTATGATAAAGAGTTTAATAATAAAGTCAGGGACTTTTTAGAAAGACTTAAAGAAGTAGAGTTTCCTGTCCCGCCAAATGGGCAAACAGCTTCTATTTCATTAACATTGATAGATCAAATTGATACGGAGTGA
- a CDS encoding biopolymer transporter ExbD yields MINLDETPELNITPLVDIMLVLLAILMVTTPAIIYEEQITLPDGSKTKVVSQNLKSLTVRIDAQRKVYINQTTIDLNELADNLVLISQKYDKGSPVYIKADKRLIYDDVMFVLKSMKNAGFTKVALETNG; encoded by the coding sequence ATGATCAATCTCGATGAAACTCCGGAGTTAAATATAACTCCACTAGTTGATATTATGCTTGTGTTGCTTGCTATTTTGATGGTTACAACTCCAGCTATAATATATGAGGAGCAGATCACTCTTCCAGATGGTTCTAAAACTAAAGTCGTCTCTCAAAATTTAAAAAGTTTAACTGTAAGAATAGACGCACAAAGAAAAGTCTATATCAATCAAACTACTATAGATTTAAACGAGTTAGCAGATAACCTAGTTTTGATTTCACAAAAATACGATAAAGGCTCACCGGTTTATATAAAAGCCGATAAAAGACTTATATATGATGATGTTATGTTTGTATTAAAAAGCATGAAAAATGCAGGATTTACAAAAGTCGCATTAGAAACAAATGGCTAA
- a CDS encoding MotA/TolQ/ExbB proton channel family protein: MLSFLDLFLNYLSKSSLVTIFVLSWLSLYFIISFTILFSRYTGLNTWKKKEQAALESILMGAKVSSVDSSLKKCASSFPTKEKLDVCISLAETNATSGLTMLSIIASTSPFIGLFGTVVSILETFAGLGQGGGSSSLSVIAPAISEALVATGCGIFVAIPAYSFNLLIKRKAYEVLSIIRRESNILLSMQEETK; this comes from the coding sequence GTGTTAAGCTTTTTAGATCTGTTTTTGAATTATCTATCTAAAAGTAGCTTGGTGACAATCTTCGTCTTAAGCTGGTTGTCACTATATTTTATTATTAGTTTTACTATACTATTTTCTAGATATACTGGACTTAATACTTGGAAGAAAAAAGAGCAAGCCGCATTAGAGTCTATCTTAATGGGGGCTAAAGTATCTTCTGTGGATTCTTCTTTAAAAAAATGCGCATCAAGTTTTCCTACTAAAGAGAAATTAGACGTATGTATCAGTTTGGCAGAGACAAATGCGACTAGCGGACTTACTATGCTTTCTATTATCGCTTCAACGTCCCCATTTATAGGGCTTTTTGGTACAGTTGTTAGCATACTTGAAACATTTGCAGGACTTGGGCAAGGTGGCGGAAGTAGTTCTTTAAGCGTGATCGCACCGGCTATTTCAGAAGCTTTGGTTGCTACTGGATGTGGTATATTTGTAGCTATCCCAGCTTATAGTTTCAATCTTCTTATAAAAAGAAAAGCGTATGAGGTTCTTAGTATAATAAGAAGAGAATCAAATATTTTATTAAGTATGCAAGAAGAAACCAAGTAA
- the atpC gene encoding ATP synthase F1 subunit epsilon, with amino-acid sequence MNTIHLEIVTPEGLIFSNDAKMVVLPGSEGEFGVLPGHASLVSLLKIGVVDIENTDGTHDAVAIDWGYAKIDENKVIVLADGAVYVSGNSESEIAKSLQKAKDLVQSMKDGNGILAAALSKIENAARAK; translated from the coding sequence ATGAATACAATACATTTAGAAATAGTAACCCCAGAAGGGCTTATATTTTCAAATGATGCTAAAATGGTAGTACTTCCTGGTAGCGAGGGTGAGTTTGGTGTGCTTCCTGGGCATGCCTCTCTTGTCTCGCTTTTGAAGATAGGCGTTGTCGATATAGAAAATACCGATGGAACTCATGATGCAGTTGCTATAGACTGGGGTTATGCTAAAATAGATGAAAATAAAGTCATAGTTTTAGCAGATGGCGCAGTTTATGTATCCGGAAATAGCGAGAGTGAGATAGCTAAATCGCTACAAAAAGCGAAAGATCTAGTTCAATCTATGAAAGATGGAAACGGAATTTTGGCTGCTGCTTTATCAAAAATCGAAAATGCTGCGAGGGCTAAATAG